The following proteins come from a genomic window of Sorex araneus isolate mSorAra2 chromosome 1, mSorAra2.pri, whole genome shotgun sequence:
- the PCDH8 gene encoding protocadherin-8 isoform X1: MRAARRRGSPCLFPLQLFSLCWVLSVAQSKTVRYSTFEEDAPGTVIGTLAEDLHMKVSGDTSFRLMKQFNSSLIRVREGDGQLTVGDAGLDREQLCGQAPQCVLAFDVVSFSQEQFRLVHVEVEVRDVNDHAPRFPRSQIPVEVSEGAAVGTRIPLEVPVDEDVGANGLQSVRLAEPHSPFRVELQTRADGAQCADLVLLQELDRENQATYSLELVAQDGGRPPRSATAALSVRVLDANDHSPAFPQGAVAEVELAEDAPVGSLLLDLDAADPDEGPNGDVVFSFGARTPPEARRLFRLDPRSGRLTLAGPVDYERQDTYELDVRAQDRGPGPRAATCKVIVRIRDVNDNAPDIAITPLAAPGAPGASPFAAAAAAAAALGGADAASSAGPGTSEAGAVSLVPEGAARESLVALVSTSDRDSGANGQVRCALYGHEHFRLQPAYAGSYLVVTAAALDRERIAEYNLTLVAEDRGSPPLRTVRPYTVRVGDENDNAPVFTRPLYEVSVRENNPPGAYLATVAARDPDLGRNGQVTYRLLEAEVGRAGGAVSTYVSVDPATGAIYALRSFDYETLRQLDVRIQASDGGSPQLSSSALVQVRVLDQNDHAPVLVHPAPANGSLEVAVPGRTAKDTAVARVQARDADEGANGELAFELLQQEPREVFAIGRRTGEIVLTGDLSQEPPGRVFQALLVISDGGRPPLSTTATVSFVVTAGGGRGPVAPAGAGSTERSRPPGSRLAASGPALQWDTPLIVIIVLAGSCTLLLAAIIAIATTCNRRKKEVRKGGPRREERPGAAGGGASAPGSPEETARGAGPRPNMFDVLTFPGSGKAPFGSPAADAPPPTVAAAEVPGSEGGSATGESSCHFEGQQRLRGAHAEPYGASPGFGKEPAPPVAVWKGHSFNTISGREAEKFSGKDSGKGDSDFNDSDSDISGDALKKDLINHMQSGLWACTAECKILGHSDRCWSPSCGGPNAHPPPHPPAQMSTFCKSTSLPRDPLRRDNFYQAQLPKTVGLQSVYEKVLHRDYDRTVTLLSPPRPGRLPDLQEIGVPLYPSPPGRYLSPKKEADENV, from the exons ATGAGGGCAGCGAGGCGCAGAGGCAGCCCCTGCCTTTTCCCCTTGCAGCTCTTCAGCCTCTGCTGGGTGCTCTCGGTGGCTCAAAGCAAGACGGTTCGTTACAGCACCTTCGAGGAGGATGCCCCCGGCACGGTCATCGGGACCCTAGCTGAGGACCTGCATATGAAAGTGTCCGGAGACACAAGCTTCCGCCTGATGAAGCAGTTCAACAGCTCGCTGATCCGGGTACGCGAGGGTGACGGACAGCTGACCGTCGGGGACGCGGGCCTGGACCGCGAGCAGCTGTGTGGCCAGGCCCCGCAGTGCGTGCTGGCCTTCGATGTGGTCAGCTTCTCGCAGGAGCAGTTCCGGCTGGTGCACGTGGAGGTGGAGGTGAGAGACGTCAACGACCACGCGCCGCGCTTCCCCCGCTCGCAGATCCCGGTGGAGGTGTCCGAGGGCGCGGCCGTGGGCACACGCATCCCCCTGGAGGTGCCGGTGGACGAGGACGTGGGTGCCAACGGGCTGCAGAGCGTGCGTCTGGCCGAGCCGCACAGCCCCTTCCGCGTGGAGCTGCAGACGCGCGCGGACGGCGCCCAGTGCGCCGACCTGGTGCTGCTGCAGGAACTGGACCGCGAGAACCAGGCCACCTACAGCCTGGAGCTGGTGGCCCAGGACGGCGGGCGCCCCCCGCGCTCCGCCACGGCCGCGCTCAGCGTGCGGGTGCTGGACGCCAACGATCACAGCCCGGCCTTCCCGCAGGGCGCCGTGGCCGAAGTGGAGCTGGCGGAGGATGCACCCGTGGGCTCGCTGCTGCTTGACCTGGACGCGGCCGACCCCGACGAGGGTCCCAACGGCGACGTGGTGTTCTCCTTCGGGGCCCGCACCCCGCCCGAGGCTCGCCGCCTCTTCCGCCTCGACCCGCGCTCGGGCCGCCTCACCCTGGCCGGCCCGGTCGATTACGAGCGCCAGGACACCTACGAGCTGGACGTACGGGCCCAGGACCGCGGCCCGGGGCCCCGCGCCGCCACCTGCAAGGTGATCGTGCGCATCCGCGACGTCAACGACAACGCACCTGACATCGCCATCACCCCACTGGCCGCCCCGGGCGCGCCCGGAGCCTCGCCCTTCGCCGCcgcggccgcggccgccgcggctCTCGGGGGGGCGGACGCCGCGTCGTCGGCCGGGCCCGGGACGTCCGAGGCCGGCGCCGTGTCGCTGGTGCCGGAGGGGGCGGCGCGGGAGAGCCTCGTGGCGCTGGTCAGCACCTCGGACAGGGACTCAGGCGCCAACGGGCAGGTGCGCTGCGCCCTCTACGGGCACGAGCACTTCCGCCTGCAGCCGGCCTACGCGGGCAGCTACCTGGTGGTGACCGCGGCCGCCCTGGACCGCGAGCGCATCGCCGAGTACAACCTGACGCTGGTGGCCGAGGACCGCGGCTCCCCGCCGCTGCGCACGGTCAGGCCCTACACGGTGCGCGTGGGCGACGAGAACGACAACGCGCCCGTCTTCACTCGGCCGCTCTACGAGGTGTCGGTGCGTGAGAACAACCCGCCTGGCGCCTACTTGGCCACCGTGGCCGCCCGCGACCCCGACCTGGGCCGCAATGGCCAGGTCACCTATCGGCTGCTGGAGGCCGAGGTGGGCCGCGCGGGAGGTGCCGTGTCCACCTACGTCTCGGTGGACCCAGCAACCGGGGCCATCTATGCGCTGCGCAGTTTCGACTATGAGACGCTGCGCCAGCTCGACGTGCGCATCCAAGCGAGCGACGGCGGCTCCCCGCAGCTCTCCAGCAGCGCCCTGGTACAGGTGCGCGTGCTGGACCAGAACGATCACGCGCCGGTCCTGGTGCACCCCGCACCGGCCAACGGCTCCCTAGAAGTGGCCGTCCCGGGGCGCACGGCGAAGGACACGGCGGTGGCGCGCGTGCAGGCCCGCGACGCGGACGAGGGCGCCAACGGGGAGCTGGCTTTTGAACTCCTGCAGCAGGAGCCGCGGGAAGTCTTCGCCATCGGCCGCCGCACGGGGGAGATCGTGCTCACCGGCGACCTCTCGCAGGAGCCGCCGGGCCGCGTGTTCCAGGCGCTGCTGGTCATCTCCGACGGCGGCCGCCCCCCGCTGTCCACCACGGCCACCGTCAGCTTCGTGGTGaccgcgggcggggggcgggggccggtggCGCCCGCCGGCGCGGGGAGCACGGAGCGCTCCCGCCCGCCCGGCTCGCGGCTCGCGGCGTCCGGGCCGGCCCTCCAATGGGACACCCCGCTGATCGTCATCATCGTGCTGGCGGGGAGCTGCACGCTGCTTCTGGCCGCCATCATCGCCATCGCCACCACCTGCAACCGCCGCAAGAAGGAGGTGCGCAAAGGGGGGCCCCGCCGGGAAGAACggcccggggcggcgggcggcggagCCTCGGCTCCGGGCTCCCCAGAGGAAACCGCCCGGGGAGCCGGGCCCCGGCCCAACATGTTCGACGTGCTCACCTTCCCTGGCAGCGGCAAAGCGCCCTTTGGCAGCCCCGCGGCCGACGCGCCCCCGCCCACGGTCGCCGCGGCCGAAGTGCCGGGCTCGGAGGGCGGCAGCGCCACTGGGGAAAGCTCCTGTCACTTCGAGGGGCAGCAGCGGCTCCGCGGCGCGCACGCCGAG CCCTACGGCGCCTCCCCGGGATTCGGAAAGGAACCGGCGCCCCCTGTGGCGGTCTGGAAAGGACACTCTTTCAACACCATCTCGGGCCGCGAAGCCGAGAAGTTCAGCGGCAAGGACAGCGGCAAAGGGGACAGTGATTTCAACGACAGTGATTCTGACATCAGTGGGGACGCTCTGAAAAAGGATCTCATCAACCACATGCAGAGTG GACTGTGGGCGTGCACCGCGGAGTGTAAGATCCTGGGTCACTCTGACCGCTGCTGGAGCCCATCCTGCGGAGGACCCAACgctcacccacccccacacccgcCCGCCCAGATGTCCACCTTCTGTAAGAGCACCTCCCTGCCTCGGGATCCCCTGCGCAGGGACAATTTCTACCAGGCGCAGCTGCCCAAGACAGTCGGGCTGCAGAGCGTCTACGAGAAAGTGCTGCACAGAGACTATGACAGGACAGTcaccctgctctcccctccccgtcCAGGAAGGCTCCCAGACTTGCAGGAGATTGGGGTGCCCCTCTATCCGTCCCCCCCTGGCAGGTACCTATCCCCAAAGAAGGAAGCCGATGAAAATGTGTAA
- the PCDH8 gene encoding protocadherin-8 isoform X2 — protein sequence MKAEAALGGAAPERREGEVRSEGGSARPPSPRERRAAAGRLLPHRARQERAPRDLGLTSYLQTREQPFSSASGIALGAVDMRAARRRGSPCLFPLQLFSLCWVLSVAQSKTVRYSTFEEDAPGTVIGTLAEDLHMKVSGDTSFRLMKQFNSSLIRVREGDGQLTVGDAGLDREQLCGQAPQCVLAFDVVSFSQEQFRLVHVEVEVRDVNDHAPRFPRSQIPVEVSEGAAVGTRIPLEVPVDEDVGANGLQSVRLAEPHSPFRVELQTRADGAQCADLVLLQELDRENQATYSLELVAQDGGRPPRSATAALSVRVLDANDHSPAFPQGAVAEVELAEDAPVGSLLLDLDAADPDEGPNGDVVFSFGARTPPEARRLFRLDPRSGRLTLAGPVDYERQDTYELDVRAQDRGPGPRAATCKVIVRIRDVNDNAPDIAITPLAAPGAPGASPFAAAAAAAAALGGADAASSAGPGTSEAGAVSLVPEGAARESLVALVSTSDRDSGANGQVRCALYGHEHFRLQPAYAGSYLVVTAAALDRERIAEYNLTLVAEDRGSPPLRTVRPYTVRVGDENDNAPVFTRPLYEVSVRENNPPGAYLATVAARDPDLGRNGQVTYRLLEAEVGRAGGAVSTYVSVDPATGAIYALRSFDYETLRQLDVRIQASDGGSPQLSSSALVQVRVLDQNDHAPVLVHPAPANGSLEVAVPGRTAKDTAVARVQARDADEGANGELAFELLQQEPREVFAIGRRTGEIVLTGDLSQEPPGRVFQALLVISDGGRPPLSTTATVSFVVTAGGGRGPVAPAGAGSTERSRPPGSRLAASGPALQWDTPLIVIIVLAGSCTLLLAAIIAIATTCNRRKKEPYGASPGFGKEPAPPVAVWKGHSFNTISGREAEKFSGKDSGKGDSDFNDSDSDISGDALKKDLINHMQSGLWACTAECKILGHSDRCWSPSCGGPNAHPPPHPPAQMSTFCKSTSLPRDPLRRDNFYQAQLPKTVGLQSVYEKVLHRDYDRTVTLLSPPRPGRLPDLQEIGVPLYPSPPGRYLSPKKEADENV from the exons ATGAAAGCGGAGGCGGCGCTCGGCGGCGCAGCTCCGGAGAGAAGGGAGGGCGAGGTGCGGAGTGAAGGCGGGTCCGCGCGTCCTCCGAGCCCGCGGGAGCGCCGAGCTGCAGCCGGCAGACTTCTCCCGCACAGGGCTCGCCAAGAGCGGGCTCCGAGGGACCTAGGACTCACATCGTACCTGCAAACTAGGGAGCAACCTTTCTCTTCGGCCTCTGGAATAGCACTTGGGGCTGTCGACATGAGGGCAGCGAGGCGCAGAGGCAGCCCCTGCCTTTTCCCCTTGCAGCTCTTCAGCCTCTGCTGGGTGCTCTCGGTGGCTCAAAGCAAGACGGTTCGTTACAGCACCTTCGAGGAGGATGCCCCCGGCACGGTCATCGGGACCCTAGCTGAGGACCTGCATATGAAAGTGTCCGGAGACACAAGCTTCCGCCTGATGAAGCAGTTCAACAGCTCGCTGATCCGGGTACGCGAGGGTGACGGACAGCTGACCGTCGGGGACGCGGGCCTGGACCGCGAGCAGCTGTGTGGCCAGGCCCCGCAGTGCGTGCTGGCCTTCGATGTGGTCAGCTTCTCGCAGGAGCAGTTCCGGCTGGTGCACGTGGAGGTGGAGGTGAGAGACGTCAACGACCACGCGCCGCGCTTCCCCCGCTCGCAGATCCCGGTGGAGGTGTCCGAGGGCGCGGCCGTGGGCACACGCATCCCCCTGGAGGTGCCGGTGGACGAGGACGTGGGTGCCAACGGGCTGCAGAGCGTGCGTCTGGCCGAGCCGCACAGCCCCTTCCGCGTGGAGCTGCAGACGCGCGCGGACGGCGCCCAGTGCGCCGACCTGGTGCTGCTGCAGGAACTGGACCGCGAGAACCAGGCCACCTACAGCCTGGAGCTGGTGGCCCAGGACGGCGGGCGCCCCCCGCGCTCCGCCACGGCCGCGCTCAGCGTGCGGGTGCTGGACGCCAACGATCACAGCCCGGCCTTCCCGCAGGGCGCCGTGGCCGAAGTGGAGCTGGCGGAGGATGCACCCGTGGGCTCGCTGCTGCTTGACCTGGACGCGGCCGACCCCGACGAGGGTCCCAACGGCGACGTGGTGTTCTCCTTCGGGGCCCGCACCCCGCCCGAGGCTCGCCGCCTCTTCCGCCTCGACCCGCGCTCGGGCCGCCTCACCCTGGCCGGCCCGGTCGATTACGAGCGCCAGGACACCTACGAGCTGGACGTACGGGCCCAGGACCGCGGCCCGGGGCCCCGCGCCGCCACCTGCAAGGTGATCGTGCGCATCCGCGACGTCAACGACAACGCACCTGACATCGCCATCACCCCACTGGCCGCCCCGGGCGCGCCCGGAGCCTCGCCCTTCGCCGCcgcggccgcggccgccgcggctCTCGGGGGGGCGGACGCCGCGTCGTCGGCCGGGCCCGGGACGTCCGAGGCCGGCGCCGTGTCGCTGGTGCCGGAGGGGGCGGCGCGGGAGAGCCTCGTGGCGCTGGTCAGCACCTCGGACAGGGACTCAGGCGCCAACGGGCAGGTGCGCTGCGCCCTCTACGGGCACGAGCACTTCCGCCTGCAGCCGGCCTACGCGGGCAGCTACCTGGTGGTGACCGCGGCCGCCCTGGACCGCGAGCGCATCGCCGAGTACAACCTGACGCTGGTGGCCGAGGACCGCGGCTCCCCGCCGCTGCGCACGGTCAGGCCCTACACGGTGCGCGTGGGCGACGAGAACGACAACGCGCCCGTCTTCACTCGGCCGCTCTACGAGGTGTCGGTGCGTGAGAACAACCCGCCTGGCGCCTACTTGGCCACCGTGGCCGCCCGCGACCCCGACCTGGGCCGCAATGGCCAGGTCACCTATCGGCTGCTGGAGGCCGAGGTGGGCCGCGCGGGAGGTGCCGTGTCCACCTACGTCTCGGTGGACCCAGCAACCGGGGCCATCTATGCGCTGCGCAGTTTCGACTATGAGACGCTGCGCCAGCTCGACGTGCGCATCCAAGCGAGCGACGGCGGCTCCCCGCAGCTCTCCAGCAGCGCCCTGGTACAGGTGCGCGTGCTGGACCAGAACGATCACGCGCCGGTCCTGGTGCACCCCGCACCGGCCAACGGCTCCCTAGAAGTGGCCGTCCCGGGGCGCACGGCGAAGGACACGGCGGTGGCGCGCGTGCAGGCCCGCGACGCGGACGAGGGCGCCAACGGGGAGCTGGCTTTTGAACTCCTGCAGCAGGAGCCGCGGGAAGTCTTCGCCATCGGCCGCCGCACGGGGGAGATCGTGCTCACCGGCGACCTCTCGCAGGAGCCGCCGGGCCGCGTGTTCCAGGCGCTGCTGGTCATCTCCGACGGCGGCCGCCCCCCGCTGTCCACCACGGCCACCGTCAGCTTCGTGGTGaccgcgggcggggggcgggggccggtggCGCCCGCCGGCGCGGGGAGCACGGAGCGCTCCCGCCCGCCCGGCTCGCGGCTCGCGGCGTCCGGGCCGGCCCTCCAATGGGACACCCCGCTGATCGTCATCATCGTGCTGGCGGGGAGCTGCACGCTGCTTCTGGCCGCCATCATCGCCATCGCCACCACCTGCAACCGCCGCAAGAAGGAG CCCTACGGCGCCTCCCCGGGATTCGGAAAGGAACCGGCGCCCCCTGTGGCGGTCTGGAAAGGACACTCTTTCAACACCATCTCGGGCCGCGAAGCCGAGAAGTTCAGCGGCAAGGACAGCGGCAAAGGGGACAGTGATTTCAACGACAGTGATTCTGACATCAGTGGGGACGCTCTGAAAAAGGATCTCATCAACCACATGCAGAGTG GACTGTGGGCGTGCACCGCGGAGTGTAAGATCCTGGGTCACTCTGACCGCTGCTGGAGCCCATCCTGCGGAGGACCCAACgctcacccacccccacacccgcCCGCCCAGATGTCCACCTTCTGTAAGAGCACCTCCCTGCCTCGGGATCCCCTGCGCAGGGACAATTTCTACCAGGCGCAGCTGCCCAAGACAGTCGGGCTGCAGAGCGTCTACGAGAAAGTGCTGCACAGAGACTATGACAGGACAGTcaccctgctctcccctccccgtcCAGGAAGGCTCCCAGACTTGCAGGAGATTGGGGTGCCCCTCTATCCGTCCCCCCCTGGCAGGTACCTATCCCCAAAGAAGGAAGCCGATGAAAATGTGTAA